The window TCCGCGCCCTCCAGCTTCACGATGAGCAGGGCCCGGATGAAGTCGGCGAGGCCGCGGTAGAACTCGGTGAAGTCGTACCCCTGCTCCAGGAGCCGCGCGACGAAGCGGAACACGTCGGCGTGGCGCCGCTCGGCGATCACGTCGAACAGCTCCAGGTACAGCTCGCTCCCCACCAGCCCCAGCACGCGCCGCACGTCCTCGGCGGTCGGCGCCCCCTCGGTGAAGGAGAGCACCTGGTCCAGGAGCGAGAGCGCGTCGCGCATCCCACCGTCGGCCTTCTGCGCGATGGGGAGGAGGACGTCGTCCGCGGCCTCGATCCCCTCGGCGGCGAGCACCTCTCGGAGCCGGCGCACCAGGTCCGTGGTCCCGATGCGGCGGAAGTCGAAGCGCTGGCAGCGCGAAAGGATCGGGGGCGCGGCCTGCTGGATCTTCTGCGGCTCGGTGGTGGCGAACACGAAGATCACCCGTGGGGGCGGCTCCTCCAGGATCTTGAGGAGCGCGTTCCACGCCTCGCGGGTGAGCATGTGCGCCTCGTCGATGATATAGACCTTGAAGCGGTCCTCTTCCGACGGGGAGTACATGGCCCGCTCGCGCAGCTCGCGGGCGTCGTCCACGCCGCGGTTGGAGGCGGCGTCGATCTCCACCACGTCCAGCGAGGTGCGCCCGGCCCAGATCTTCTGGCAGGAGTCGCAGACGCCGCACGGCTCGCCGTCCTCGCCGCGGTCGGCGCAGTTGAGCGCCATCGCCAGCACGCGGGCCAGCGTGGTCTTCCCTACCCCGCGCGGCCCGCAGAACAGGTACGCGTGCGCCACGCGGTCGCGCTGGACGGCCGCCCGGAGCGTCTCGGAGACGTGCTCCTGCGTCGCCACCTCGGAGAAGCGGTGCGGGCGGTAGGTGCGGGCGAGCGCGGTTCGGGACACTGCGATGACGTTGAAGGAGATGAGAGGCGCGGGACTGCGACGTCCAACGTGGGTTGAAAGCTAATATACCACGGGGGGGAAGAGGGGATCCGACGGAGCTACATTCGCCAGGCGTCCTCCATGTGCTCCAGGGCGGGCCCGCGTCCGCCCGGCACCGGTTCGGCTTGACAACCCGTCCCTGATTCCTCCACTTTGGAGGAAAACGGAGGCAAGCCATGGCTACGCTGAACGTCAAGAACCTGCCGGACGCCCTCTACCAGAAGCTCCAGGCACGCGCCAGGCGAGAGCACCGCTCGGTGGCGCAGGAGGTGACCCGACTCCTGGAGAAAGCGCTCGAGGAGCCGGAGCCGCTCTCGATCCTGGATCTGCAGGGGCTGGGAGCG of the Longimicrobiaceae bacterium genome contains:
- the dnaX gene encoding DNA polymerase III subunit gamma/tau, with translation MSRTALARTYRPHRFSEVATQEHVSETLRAAVQRDRVAHAYLFCGPRGVGKTTLARVLAMALNCADRGEDGEPCGVCDSCQKIWAGRTSLDVVEIDAASNRGVDDARELRERAMYSPSEEDRFKVYIIDEAHMLTREAWNALLKILEEPPPRVIFVFATTEPQKIQQAAPPILSRCQRFDFRRIGTTDLVRRLREVLAAEGIEAADDVLLPIAQKADGGMRDALSLLDQVLSFTEGAPTAEDVRRVLGLVGSELYLELFDVIAERRHADVFRFVARLLEQGYDFTEFYRGLADFIRALLIVKLEGAEAAEVRDDLRAEMAARAEGFAAGDLLRMLSQVAELDADGRFRKSGEQRILIELLLLRFAYLERTVTLEEVLAAVGGNGGGAAEAPPGNG